In Euphorbia lathyris chromosome 9, ddEupLath1.1, whole genome shotgun sequence, the following are encoded in one genomic region:
- the LOC136207192 gene encoding glycine-rich RNA-binding protein 4, mitochondrial yields MNPSAAATLSFPIPISISFPTNIKSRCNYAGNPPSLKLKASVSTSNFPLASKIIVKNLGYSVSETSLQNEFSNFGEIAEVKLVKDEVTKRSKAYAFIQYSCQDDAILAMENMDHKMFDGRVIYVELAKPGKGSFGGYPKASGPPKEITDCWY; encoded by the exons ATGAATCCATCGGCAGCTGCAACGCTCTCTTTTCCTATACCAATTAGCATTTCCTTCCCCACAAATATAAAATCTCGGTGTAATTACGCCGGCAACCCTCCTTCTCTGAAGCTTAAAGCATCGGTTTCCACTTCTAATTTTCCTCTGGCTAGCAAAATTATCGTTAAAA ATTTGGGATATTCAGTTAGTGAAACTAGTTTGCAAAACGAATTTTCTAATTTTGGTGAAATAGCTGAAG TTAAGCTTGTAAAAGATGAAGTCACAAAGAGGTCTAAAGCATATGCATTTATTCAATATAGTTGTCAAGATGATGCCATTCTAGCCATGGAGAATATGGACCACAAG ATGTTTGATGGAAGAGTGATATATGTAGAACTCGCGAAGCCTGGGAAAGGAAGTTTCGGGGGATACCCGAAAGCCTCTGGACCTCCAAAGGAGATCACAGATTGCTGGTACTGA